The DNA window CTGCGCAACGTCATCATCGTCATTCTGGCGGCGATGGTGGCCAAGAACCTGCTGGTGTACTTCTCCCGCGTCAGCATCGCCACGGTGCAGGAGAAGGTGGTGCGCGACATGCGCATCCGGCTGTACGCGCACCTGCAGGGGATGGGCCTCGTCTACTACCAGCAGACCCGGGGCGGTCAGCTGCTGAGCCGGATGCTGGCGGACGCCGAGGCCGTCAAGCCGATCGTCGGCAACGAGGCGCTCAACTTCGTGCAGTCGATCGCCACGCTCGCGGTGTACGTGGTGATGCTGATCGCGCTGTCGTGGCGGCTCACCATCCTGTCGCTGGTCCTGGCACCGGTGCTCATCCTGGGGCTGCGGCCGCTGGTGCGGCGGCTGCACCGCGGGTACCTCCGCACCCTCGACGACCGCGGCGACCTGACGTCGCTGATGCAGGAAACGGTGTCGGGCGTGCGGCTGGTGAAGTCGTACGCGGCCGAGCCCTACGAGCGGCGCCGGTTCTACGACGCCGCCAACCGCTACGCGCGGGGCGTGATCCGCATGCAGCGCCTGGCGACCCTCGGCGCGCCGATCAGCGAGACCTTCGGCGCCCTCGTCACGGTGGTGCTGCTGTGGGTGGGCGCGCGCATGGCCACGGGCCCGACGGCGTCGATCAGCCCCGAGAGCTTCATCATGTTCCTGTTCGTGGCGCTGCGCCTGCTGGTGCCGCTCAAGTTCCTGTCGAACTGGCCGGCCCAGTTCCAGAACGCCCTCGCGTCGGGCGAGCGGGTTCTCCAGGTGCTCGACGAGCCGGCGACCGAGGCGCAGGCGTCGGGGACCGTCGAGGTGCGCGCGTTCCGCGAGGCCATCATCTTCCGTGACGTGTCGTTCAGCTACGACGGCCAGGCACGGGTGCTCCAGGATCTCTCGCTGGTGGCGCGCCAGGGCGACGTCGTGGCGATCGTGGGCGCGAGCGGGGCCGGGAAGAGCACCCTGGTGGACCTGCTGCCGCGCTTCTACGAGCCCACCGCGGGCGGCATCAGCCTGGACGGGCGCGACCTGCGGGAGATCACGCTGCCCTCGCTCCGCAGCCTGATGGGGATCGTCAGCCAGGAGACGGTGCTGTTCAACGACACCGTGAAGGCGAACATCGCCTACGGGTCGCTCGACCGGTTCGACGCGGCCGCCATCGAGGGCGCCGCCCGGGCGGCGAACGCCCACGGGTTCATCGCCGCGCTGCCGCAGGGCTACGACACGATGCTCGGGGAGCGGGGCACCCGGCTCTCGGGGGGAGAGCGCCAGCGCATCGCGATCGCCCGCGCCCTGCTGCGTGACCCGCCGATCCTGATCCTCGACGAAGCGACGAGCGCGCTGGACTCGGAGGCCGAGCACCTGGTCCAGGAGGCCATCGACCGCCTGCTGGAGGGCCGCACGGTGTTCGTGATCGCGCATCGCCTGTCCACGGTCCAGCACGCCACGCAGATCCTGGTGCTCGACCATGGCCGGGTCGTCGAGCGCGGCCGCCACGAGGAGCTGCTCGCCGTCGGCGGGGTCTACCGCCGGCTTCACAACCTGCAGTTCGGTGGTGAATCCCGTCCGGCCCTCGTGGACTGATCGCGCCCCCGGCGTCGATCCCCGTCGGGGCGCCGCCGGGGCCGAGGCGCTCACCATCCTGCACCTGACCCATCAGGGCGAC is part of the Gemmatimonadales bacterium genome and encodes:
- a CDS encoding ABC transporter ATP-binding protein, with protein sequence MGRYPELFRFVRPYLAVVVAALVATVIGTLFDGFTFALVIPFLRVVFHASSLLPPEGANQVERLLHDVVGPLLPNDNVQVALRNVIIVILAAMVAKNLLVYFSRVSIATVQEKVVRDMRIRLYAHLQGMGLVYYQQTRGGQLLSRMLADAEAVKPIVGNEALNFVQSIATLAVYVVMLIALSWRLTILSLVLAPVLILGLRPLVRRLHRGYLRTLDDRGDLTSLMQETVSGVRLVKSYAAEPYERRRFYDAANRYARGVIRMQRLATLGAPISETFGALVTVVLLWVGARMATGPTASISPESFIMFLFVALRLLVPLKFLSNWPAQFQNALASGERVLQVLDEPATEAQASGTVEVRAFREAIIFRDVSFSYDGQARVLQDLSLVARQGDVVAIVGASGAGKSTLVDLLPRFYEPTAGGISLDGRDLREITLPSLRSLMGIVSQETVLFNDTVKANIAYGSLDRFDAAAIEGAARAANAHGFIAALPQGYDTMLGERGTRLSGGERQRIAIARALLRDPPILILDEATSALDSEAEHLVQEAIDRLLEGRTVFVIAHRLSTVQHATQILVLDHGRVVERGRHEELLAVGGVYRRLHNLQFGGESRPALVD